GCTCCCACATGTCGAGTATCTCGGTATAAATCCCGAACGAAGTTACGCAGCTGGCTACGTAGTTTTCAAGTCCTGCCTCGTGCATTAGCGCAAACTGGCGGGCTACTACGGTCATGGTAGTTTCGAGTGGCACCAGATCGGTATGGTAGGCGATGCCGGTACAGGTGGTATGCCTCGGATCGTCGAGTATATTCTTATTGAGTTCGTCTCTTAGTATTCGTAGAAAGGTTGATTCTGAGCCAGGGAAAAAGTTTTGGCGGATGCAGCTACGCGCATAGTAGTAGTCATTGTCTGCAATTTCCTTTTGGTACTTTGCCCAAAGCTTCTTTTTGCCTTCAATTTTCATTCGTATACGATTTAATTACAAGATGGCTTAGAGAACGGTTTTAGCACGAGTGCTTGTCCTCGTCGTTATGGGTAAAAATATGGTGGATATATTCAGAATCTATGCCAGATGGCTTAAGGTCTAACTTCATCTCCTTCGCTTTTTTGAACGACTCCTGCTCGATATGGCTAAACTGCGCATGAGCACCTGTTACCTCGAAAATGCTGTTGATCTCGTCGAGGGCGTCTTGAGGAATCTTGCGAAGAGCTCCAGGCTTGTCCTGGTTGTAGCTGGCCCCAACGCGCTCCATTAGCGCCTCGATGTTTGCCTTTTCAAAGTCGAATATGGGACCTAACTCTGGAAACATTTCCGTATTAAGGTGCTGTACGTGGATGCAGTATCCGTGCTTATACGACCATTCGCCAATGGTTCTCTTTAGCACCAGCTGCTGCCTTCCTTTTTCCGACTCGGTGAAGAACCCTTTTTTGATGGATAGCGCGCGCAGAGCCATGATAATTAGGCCCGGAGCATTTCCTCGGGGGCAGCGGGTTTTGCACGACATGCACTCGCCGCAGTACCAAATGGTGTCGCTTTTTAGCAGCTCCTCTATTTGGTGGTCGTCTTTGGTCGAAACAATCTCTGCAATAGACCTTGGCTGGTATGGATACACCTCTGCTGCTGGGCAAATAGCGGTACAGGTACCACAGCTCATGCAGGAGTTGATTCCTTCGTTAAATCGAATGTCTTGTTTTAGTTCTTCGTATAACATCTTATGTTGCTGAAACTTCTTGTCGATAATTATTTAACATTTGTAAAGAAACGCATGCTATGTGTAAAAGTAGAAATATTAATGATATAATGCATCAAAAAAGGTGCTTGAATTGAAATTTATAAACTCTATAAATAAATGAATTTAGGCTAGTATATTTTAGCTGGTAGTTTCTTTTTTACTCTAGCACGACCATTGCGCTAATCTCCTTTTATTGGAATTGTAAAAACCTTTCAAATTAACATAAGATTATTACTCTAAGAATGTGATATATGCCATATGTAATACATACCTGTAGGTAAAGAATTTTTCTCTATTGGTTTGTAATCTGTTTGTTGGCAACTAAAACATGCATATTTTTAGCGATGGGAACTGCTCTTTAGAGTGGAGGTTGCTGCTGGGCAACTATAAATTTTAGAGCAGCGGTTTTAACGTTTGTAA
This Alistipes sp. ZOR0009 DNA region includes the following protein-coding sequences:
- a CDS encoding 4Fe-4S dicluster domain-containing protein — protein: MLYEELKQDIRFNEGINSCMSCGTCTAICPAAEVYPYQPRSIAEIVSTKDDHQIEELLKSDTIWYCGECMSCKTRCPRGNAPGLIIMALRALSIKKGFFTESEKGRQQLVLKRTIGEWSYKHGYCIHVQHLNTEMFPELGPIFDFEKANIEALMERVGASYNQDKPGALRKIPQDALDEINSIFEVTGAHAQFSHIEQESFKKAKEMKLDLKPSGIDSEYIHHIFTHNDEDKHSC